One Mycolicibacterium parafortuitum DNA segment encodes these proteins:
- a CDS encoding lysylphosphatidylglycerol synthase transmembrane domain-containing protein — protein sequence MSQDVPASDTQAATAGAQRTRGKYWWVRWAVIAVAVIVLAVELALVRDQLAQAWTSMLSANWVWLLAAAVAAMASMHSFAQIQRTLLRSAGVRVHQWRSEAAFYAGNAVSTTLPGGPVLSATFLYRQQRLWGATPLVASWQLVMSGVLQVLGLALLGLGGAFLLGASKNPMSLIFSLGGFIALLLLAQAVVSRPELIDGIGARVLGWFNAVRGKPAGTGLAKWREILAQLESVQLGRRDLGEAFGWSVFNWVADVACLLFACYASGGHPSLAGVTVAYAAARAVGSIPLMPGGLLVVEAVLVPGLVSSGMPLAAAISAMLIYRLISWIFISAIGWVVFFFMFRTEGRLDPDSTGDIPEEAAQPPQFHPPDDPDHPRK from the coding sequence GTGTCACAGGACGTGCCGGCGAGCGACACCCAGGCCGCGACGGCCGGGGCGCAGCGGACCCGCGGCAAGTACTGGTGGGTGCGCTGGGCCGTCATCGCGGTGGCCGTGATCGTGTTGGCCGTCGAGCTGGCACTGGTGCGCGATCAGCTGGCCCAGGCCTGGACGAGCATGCTGTCGGCGAACTGGGTGTGGCTGCTGGCCGCCGCGGTCGCGGCGATGGCCTCGATGCACAGCTTCGCCCAGATCCAGCGCACTCTGCTGCGGTCGGCCGGGGTGCGGGTGCACCAGTGGCGCTCGGAGGCGGCGTTCTACGCGGGCAACGCCGTGTCCACCACGCTGCCGGGCGGCCCGGTACTGTCCGCTACGTTCCTTTACCGCCAGCAGAGACTCTGGGGCGCAACACCTTTGGTGGCTTCCTGGCAGCTGGTGATGTCGGGTGTGCTGCAAGTGCTCGGGCTGGCGCTGCTCGGTTTGGGCGGGGCCTTCCTGCTGGGCGCCAGCAAGAACCCGATGTCGCTGATCTTCTCCCTCGGCGGATTCATCGCGCTGCTGCTACTCGCGCAGGCGGTGGTCAGCCGGCCCGAACTGATCGACGGGATCGGCGCGCGGGTGCTGGGTTGGTTCAATGCGGTGCGCGGCAAGCCCGCAGGCACCGGGCTGGCGAAGTGGCGCGAGATCCTGGCCCAGCTGGAGTCGGTGCAGCTCGGCCGCCGGGACCTCGGGGAGGCCTTCGGCTGGTCGGTGTTCAACTGGGTCGCCGACGTGGCCTGCCTGCTGTTCGCGTGCTACGCCAGCGGCGGGCATCCGTCGCTGGCCGGCGTCACCGTCGCCTACGCGGCGGCCCGCGCGGTCGGGTCGATCCCGCTGATGCCGGGCGGGCTGCTCGTCGTCGAGGCGGTACTGGTGCCCGGCCTGGTCTCCAGCGGTATGCCGCTGGCCGCCGCGATCTCGGCGATGCTCATCTACCGGCTGATCAGCTGGATCTTCATCTCCGCGATCGGCTGGGTGGTGTTCTTCTTCATGTTCCGCACCGAGGGCCGGCTGGACCCGGACTCCACCGGCGACATCCCCGAGGAGGCGGCGCAGCCCCCGCAATTCCACCCGCCGGACGATCCGGACCATCCACGAAAGTAG
- a CDS encoding M23 family metallopeptidase gives MKVPALLAVAAVSVLAAGCSSAPETTTAATSMAAPANGPVPPPPSAVPPPGPSTATPVVGRVLAAPIPVRASDGKTHLAYELQLTNTLSQDVTLTSVDVRAGDRTLLRLPGDRLAYWTRVLGNPDPATVIGPAQTATVVLDVALPPDEAVPEQLIHAVGITVPEPMLPLFPAAMTADIAPVAVQTRKPVTISPPLAGPNWLDANSCCDMTAHRSALNPINGQIWAAERFGIDYLQIGPDGRLFTGAEDNVESYPFYGSEILAVGDGPVVDVQDGLPEQIPGVTPTGLALNEYGGNYVVQDLGDGNYAFYAHMQTGSVRVKPGEQLTARQVIGSLGNSGNSDAPHLHFHVMDSPDPLGSNGLPFVFTEYSLDSRVTSDVAVEGLLAGDAAELEPGFAPRDEKGTSPLVYDVMTYAER, from the coding sequence ATGAAGGTACCTGCCCTTCTCGCCGTCGCCGCAGTATCGGTGCTCGCTGCCGGCTGTTCGTCGGCGCCGGAGACCACCACCGCCGCCACCAGCATGGCGGCACCGGCGAACGGCCCGGTCCCTCCACCCCCGTCCGCGGTGCCGCCGCCGGGACCGTCGACGGCCACCCCGGTGGTGGGGAGGGTGCTGGCCGCACCGATCCCGGTGCGGGCCAGCGACGGCAAGACCCACCTGGCCTACGAGTTGCAGCTGACCAACACCCTTTCCCAGGACGTCACGCTGACCTCGGTCGACGTCCGCGCCGGGGACCGCACACTGCTTCGGCTGCCCGGTGACCGCCTCGCCTACTGGACCCGTGTCCTCGGAAACCCCGACCCGGCAACGGTCATCGGTCCCGCACAGACCGCGACCGTGGTTCTGGATGTCGCGCTGCCACCGGACGAGGCGGTGCCCGAACAGTTGATCCATGCCGTGGGCATCACCGTGCCCGAGCCGATGCTGCCGCTGTTCCCTGCGGCGATGACCGCCGACATCGCCCCCGTCGCCGTGCAGACCCGCAAGCCGGTGACCATCTCCCCGCCCCTGGCCGGGCCGAACTGGCTGGACGCCAACAGCTGCTGCGATATGACGGCGCACCGGTCGGCACTGAACCCGATCAACGGTCAGATCTGGGCCGCAGAGCGTTTCGGGATCGACTACCTGCAGATCGGCCCGGATGGCCGGTTGTTCACCGGGGCCGAGGACAACGTCGAGAGCTACCCGTTCTACGGCAGCGAGATCCTGGCCGTCGGCGACGGTCCGGTGGTGGACGTCCAGGACGGGCTGCCCGAGCAGATCCCCGGCGTGACACCGACGGGGCTGGCCCTGAACGAGTACGGCGGCAACTACGTCGTCCAGGATCTCGGCGACGGCAACTACGCGTTCTACGCGCACATGCAGACCGGATCGGTGCGGGTCAAGCCGGGTGAACAGCTCACCGCCCGGCAGGTGATCGGCTCGCTGGGTAACAGTGGCAACAGCGATGCGCCGCACCTGCATTTCCACGTGATGGACTCTCCGGACCCGTTGGGCTCCAACGGGCTGCCGTTCGTCTTCACCGAGTACTCACTGGACTCGCGGGTGACCTCCGACGTCGCCGTCGAGGGCTTGCTGGCCGGTGACGCGGCGGAGCTTGAGCCGGGCTTCGCGCCGCGTGACGAAAAGGGCACCAGCCCACTGGTTTACGATGTGATGACCTATGCCGAACGATGA
- a CDS encoding DUF3054 domain-containing protein: MPNDDLPDRGLVLKALAADLVCVVVFCTIGRRSHAEGLSLAGIAETAWPFVTGAGAGWLLARAWQRPTALVPTGLIVWAATVIVGMLLRKLTSQGTAPSFIVVASLTTAALLLGWRGAARALARRSTTRS, encoded by the coding sequence ATGCCGAACGATGATCTCCCCGACCGGGGCCTGGTACTGAAGGCGCTTGCCGCCGACCTCGTGTGCGTCGTGGTGTTCTGCACGATCGGGCGGCGCAGTCACGCCGAAGGGCTGAGCCTGGCCGGGATCGCCGAGACCGCATGGCCGTTCGTGACCGGGGCCGGTGCCGGCTGGCTGCTGGCCCGTGCGTGGCAACGGCCGACGGCACTGGTGCCGACGGGGCTGATCGTGTGGGCGGCGACGGTGATCGTCGGGATGCTGCTGCGCAAGCTGACCTCGCAAGGCACCGCGCCGAGCTTCATCGTCGTCGCGTCGCTGACGACGGCGGCGCTGCTGCTCGGCTGGCGCGGCGCGGCGCGGGCGCTGGCGCGCCGGTCGACGACCCGGTCATGA
- a CDS encoding sensor histidine kinase, whose product MASSEDREVPRVPRFLSSASLRTRVAIAAAAAAAAVVAAFTLLTSVVLANNDDAQLDRRLDAIVDASVFPDQLTDPRRGVLQTGRSRSSGQVVFQRGFQLPPLPPGTDTVVVNGVEYRVRTIPVADEGGVLMSVGIRADSILLSRARIPLYIGVGVVTVLIAGVLGWLLAGPAIRPLRRLTEHTKRLGDGAEKIPAVRGVREAEDLSEAMSAMLDRLAAAQRVTTSSLQAAQDFAATAAHELRTPLTAMRADLDTLRIHDLPEDERAEVVGDLARAQRRVESIITALGQLASGELAQAEDREVIDIADLLERVARENMRVNRDVRIDIEAADDLGTVLGWPTGLRLAVDNLVRNAVTHGTASHIVLAGRRDQSDITIVVDDNGQGLPAAEHQAVLGRFSRGSTAAPGGSGLGLALVAQQAALHGGTIALSDGPLGGLRATLTISTSPVARDDSVP is encoded by the coding sequence ATGGCGTCGAGCGAGGATCGTGAGGTGCCGCGAGTCCCGAGGTTCCTCAGCTCGGCCTCCCTGCGCACCCGGGTGGCCATCGCCGCCGCGGCGGCCGCCGCGGCCGTTGTGGCCGCTTTCACGCTGCTGACCTCGGTGGTCCTGGCCAACAACGACGACGCCCAGCTCGACCGGCGGCTCGATGCGATCGTCGACGCCAGTGTGTTTCCCGACCAGCTGACCGATCCTCGGCGCGGGGTGCTGCAGACCGGCCGGTCCCGGTCCTCGGGGCAGGTGGTGTTCCAGCGCGGCTTCCAGCTGCCGCCGCTGCCGCCCGGCACCGACACCGTCGTCGTCAATGGCGTCGAGTACCGGGTGCGGACCATCCCGGTCGCCGACGAGGGCGGGGTGTTGATGTCCGTCGGGATCCGCGCCGACAGCATCCTGCTGAGCCGGGCGCGGATCCCGCTCTACATCGGCGTCGGGGTCGTCACGGTGCTGATCGCCGGCGTGTTGGGCTGGCTGCTGGCCGGTCCGGCGATCCGGCCGCTGCGCAGGCTGACCGAACACACCAAGCGGCTCGGCGACGGCGCCGAGAAGATCCCGGCGGTGCGCGGGGTGCGCGAGGCCGAGGACCTGTCGGAGGCGATGAGCGCGATGCTCGACCGGCTCGCCGCCGCCCAGCGCGTCACCACCAGCTCACTGCAGGCCGCGCAGGACTTCGCCGCCACCGCCGCCCACGAACTGCGCACCCCACTGACGGCGATGCGCGCCGATCTGGACACCCTGCGCATCCACGACCTGCCCGAGGACGAACGCGCCGAGGTCGTCGGCGACCTGGCCCGCGCACAGCGCCGCGTCGAGAGCATCATCACCGCGCTGGGCCAGCTCGCATCCGGCGAGCTCGCCCAGGCCGAGGACCGCGAGGTCATCGACATCGCCGATCTGCTCGAGCGGGTGGCGCGGGAGAACATGCGGGTCAACCGGGACGTCCGCATCGACATCGAGGCCGCCGACGACCTCGGGACCGTGCTGGGCTGGCCGACCGGGCTACGGCTGGCCGTGGACAACCTGGTGCGCAACGCCGTCACCCACGGCACCGCATCGCACATCGTGCTCGCGGGCCGCCGGGACCAGTCCGACATCACCATCGTCGTCGACGACAACGGCCAGGGGCTGCCCGCCGCAGAACACCAGGCGGTGCTCGGCAGGTTCTCCCGCGGCAGCACCGCCGCGCCGGGCGGTTCCGGGCTCGGCCTGGCGCTGGTCGCTCAGCAGGCCGCGCTGCACGGCGGCACGATCGCGCTCAGCGACGGTCCGCTCGGCGGCCTGCGGGCGACGCTGACGATCTCGACTTCGCCTGTCGCACGCGACGATTCAGTACCGTGA
- a CDS encoding response regulator transcription factor: MVDDDPDVRTSVARGLRHSGFDVRVAATGKEALRLLSSESHDALVLDVQMPELDGVAVVTALRALGNDIPICVLSARDTVNDRIAGLEAGADDYLTKPFDLGELVARLHALLRRAHHSDPTSDTMTVGSLTIDTARRLVFVAGERVELTKREFDLLAALAENAGVVLSRQRLLELVWGYDFDVDTNVADVFVSYLRRKLERDGLPRVIHTVRGIGYVLREEA, translated from the coding sequence ATGGTGGACGACGACCCGGATGTGCGGACCTCGGTGGCCCGGGGTCTGCGCCACTCCGGGTTCGACGTTCGCGTCGCGGCGACGGGCAAAGAGGCGTTGCGGCTGCTGTCCAGCGAATCCCACGATGCGCTGGTGCTCGACGTGCAGATGCCGGAGCTCGACGGCGTCGCGGTGGTGACCGCGCTGCGCGCGCTGGGCAACGACATCCCGATCTGCGTGCTGTCGGCCCGCGACACCGTCAACGACCGCATCGCCGGTCTGGAGGCCGGTGCCGACGACTACCTGACCAAACCGTTCGACCTCGGCGAGTTGGTGGCCCGGCTGCACGCACTGCTGCGCCGGGCCCACCACTCCGATCCGACGTCGGACACGATGACGGTCGGGTCGCTGACCATCGACACCGCACGCCGGCTGGTGTTCGTCGCCGGGGAGCGCGTCGAGCTGACCAAACGCGAATTCGACCTGCTCGCCGCACTCGCGGAGAACGCCGGCGTGGTCCTCAGCCGCCAGCGCCTGCTGGAGCTGGTGTGGGGATACGACTTCGACGTCGACACCAACGTCGCCGACGTGTTCGTGTCCTATCTGCGCCGCAAGCTGGAGCGCGACGGGTTGCCGCGGGTCATCCACACGGTGCGGGGCATCGGGTACGTGCTGCGGGAAGAGGCGTGA
- a CDS encoding heme-binding protein, with protein MLNSAPIVRRAVAGALGAGAVTGAVLFGVLGAAPASAQPAPPPPPPNCTAADFAGVASGVSAGTSAYLFTHPEVNNFFTSLHGAPRAQLDAEIAEYLADNPQIEAELRGVRQPLADIKHRCGFTPEDPDGPGF; from the coding sequence ATGTTGAACTCGGCCCCCATCGTGCGCCGTGCGGTTGCAGGCGCGCTGGGCGCTGGTGCGGTTACGGGTGCTGTGCTGTTCGGCGTGCTCGGCGCCGCTCCGGCCTCGGCTCAGCCCGCTCCGCCTCCGCCGCCGCCGAACTGCACCGCGGCTGACTTCGCCGGTGTCGCGTCCGGTGTCTCGGCGGGCACGTCGGCATACCTGTTCACCCACCCCGAGGTGAACAACTTCTTCACCAGCCTGCACGGCGCCCCGCGCGCTCAGCTCGACGCCGAGATCGCCGAGTACCTCGCCGACAACCCGCAGATCGAGGCGGAGCTGCGCGGCGTGCGCCAGCCGCTGGCCGACATCAAGCACCGTTGCGGCTTCACGCCGGAGGACCCGGACGGCCCCGGTTTCTAG
- a CDS encoding hemophore, protein MNSPAGFRPFPARWGAVAAGFTLIGIIAGVDSAPTAGAAPDPCAASEVAKTVAEVATYTGNYLEANPKANSAITAISQKPSGPEAVAALTAYFDANPKVAADLQRLQQPLVTLSRTCTLPVTLPQLFGLVQAAAQAPVPAAQP, encoded by the coding sequence ATGAATTCACCCGCCGGTTTCCGGCCGTTTCCGGCCCGTTGGGGGGCCGTGGCAGCCGGGTTCACACTGATCGGAATTATCGCAGGTGTCGATTCCGCGCCCACCGCCGGTGCCGCGCCGGATCCGTGCGCGGCGAGCGAGGTCGCCAAGACCGTCGCCGAGGTCGCGACCTACACCGGCAACTATCTGGAGGCCAACCCGAAGGCCAACTCCGCGATCACCGCGATCTCGCAGAAGCCCAGCGGCCCGGAAGCGGTCGCGGCGCTGACGGCCTACTTCGATGCGAACCCGAAGGTGGCCGCCGACCTGCAACGGCTGCAGCAGCCGCTGGTGACGCTGTCGCGGACCTGCACGCTGCCGGTCACGCTGCCCCAGTTGTTCGGGCTGGTGCAGGCCGCCGCGCAGGCCCCGGTGCCGGCGGCGCAGCCGTAG
- a CDS encoding MMPL family transporter — translation MMRVSSNLRRFRWAVFAVWLLLLVPSIYLAMNQAGNLTGGGFEVEGSQSLYVQQQLEAQFPDQGASPLALVAAPRPDATFEDMNNAVAHLESLAAEIPSLKVVPTPQQPPPQPDRPYVITLQLDFENTGAVDIAKQLREKVGVDGEEPGETENGKVRLYVIGQGALGAAATEATKHDIAQAEKWNFPIVLVILLAVFGSLAAAAMPLLLGVCTVVVTMGVVFVLSMYTTMSVFVTSTVSMFGIAVAIDYSLFILMRFREELRAGREPEDAADAAMATSGLAVVLSGLTVIASVTGIYLINTPVLQSMATGAILAVAIAVLTSTTLTPAVLATFGRRAAKRSSYLHWGRGAEATQSRFWSRWTGWVMRRPWLSAIAAAAVLLTFAAPAFSMLLGNSMQRQFDATHEIRGGVNAAAEALGPGALGPIRVLVTFPEGGEGAVAAKEPLLAELRQTMSEAPNTVSVTPPVFGTDYRSALLSAVLSVDPEDMGARETIDWMREKLPPVAGDAARVDVGGPTALIKDFDDRVSATQPLVFLFVALIAFVMLLVSIRSVFLALKGVLMTVLSVAAAYGSLVVVFQWGWLSDLGFDQISSLDSTIPPLVLALTFGLSMDYEIFLLTRIRERFLQTGNTRDAVAYGVSTSARTITSAALIMIAVFIGFAFAGMPLVAQLGVACAVAIAVDATIVRLVLVPALMAMFDEWNWWLPRWLDRILPSVDFEKPLPKADIGDLVIIPDDISALAPSGSDLRTVVKSAAKLKTLAPQAITVADPLAFSGCLPCGKISGTRVGRDERITAAVSNRAHGKTVAVKLPKHPVTMWRGRLDVALDALAAERADAEHSHQLIQRISPMETTNVLLPTGDRLQIPTGAETLRLKSYLILQRNRSRDFQELAELVDSMDTSTAAEVLAGMDRYYAGQSARGQETARNRHWVATQLVRRLAEPHPTDGPDLAEAGADAERQWAQVRQRCLAVAVAMLEETR, via the coding sequence ATGATGCGCGTGAGCAGCAACCTGCGCAGGTTCCGCTGGGCGGTGTTCGCGGTCTGGCTGCTGCTCCTCGTGCCGTCGATCTACCTGGCGATGAACCAGGCCGGCAATCTGACCGGCGGTGGGTTCGAGGTCGAGGGCTCCCAGTCGCTGTACGTGCAGCAGCAGCTCGAGGCGCAGTTCCCGGATCAGGGCGCGTCCCCGCTGGCGTTGGTGGCGGCACCGCGCCCGGACGCGACGTTCGAAGACATGAACAACGCGGTCGCCCACCTGGAGAGCCTGGCCGCCGAGATCCCCAGCCTCAAGGTCGTCCCGACCCCGCAGCAGCCCCCGCCACAACCCGACCGGCCGTATGTGATCACCCTGCAACTGGACTTCGAGAACACCGGCGCCGTCGACATCGCCAAGCAGCTGCGGGAGAAGGTCGGCGTCGACGGCGAGGAGCCGGGCGAGACGGAGAACGGCAAGGTCCGGCTGTATGTGATCGGGCAGGGCGCGCTCGGCGCCGCCGCGACCGAGGCCACCAAGCACGACATCGCGCAGGCCGAGAAGTGGAACTTCCCGATCGTCCTGGTCATCCTGCTCGCGGTGTTCGGCTCACTGGCCGCCGCGGCGATGCCGCTGCTGCTCGGCGTATGCACGGTGGTCGTGACCATGGGCGTGGTGTTCGTGCTGTCGATGTACACGACGATGTCGGTGTTCGTCACCTCGACGGTGTCGATGTTCGGCATCGCGGTCGCGATCGACTACTCGCTGTTCATCCTGATGCGGTTCCGAGAGGAACTGCGCGCGGGCCGAGAACCCGAGGACGCCGCCGACGCCGCGATGGCCACGTCGGGTCTGGCCGTGGTGCTGTCCGGGTTGACCGTCATCGCGTCGGTCACCGGCATCTACCTGATCAACACCCCGGTGCTGCAGTCGATGGCGACGGGCGCGATCCTCGCGGTCGCGATCGCGGTGTTGACCTCGACGACGCTGACGCCGGCGGTGCTGGCGACGTTCGGCCGCCGGGCCGCCAAGCGTTCGTCGTACCTGCATTGGGGGCGCGGGGCGGAGGCGACGCAGTCGAGGTTCTGGAGCCGCTGGACCGGCTGGGTGATGCGCAGGCCGTGGCTGTCGGCGATCGCAGCGGCGGCGGTGCTGCTGACCTTCGCCGCCCCGGCCTTCTCGATGCTGCTCGGCAACAGCATGCAGCGGCAGTTCGACGCCACCCACGAGATCCGCGGCGGCGTGAACGCGGCCGCGGAGGCACTCGGCCCCGGCGCGCTGGGCCCGATCCGGGTGCTGGTCACGTTCCCCGAAGGCGGTGAGGGCGCGGTGGCCGCCAAGGAGCCGCTGCTGGCCGAGCTGCGCCAGACGATGTCGGAGGCGCCGAACACGGTGTCGGTGACACCCCCGGTGTTCGGCACCGACTACCGCAGCGCGCTGCTGTCGGCGGTGCTGTCGGTCGACCCGGAGGACATGGGCGCCCGCGAGACGATCGACTGGATGCGGGAGAAGCTGCCCCCGGTGGCCGGGGACGCGGCGCGCGTCGACGTCGGCGGACCGACGGCGCTGATCAAGGACTTCGACGACCGGGTGTCGGCGACCCAGCCGCTGGTGTTCCTGTTCGTCGCACTGATCGCGTTCGTGATGCTGCTGGTGTCGATCCGGTCGGTGTTCCTGGCGCTCAAGGGCGTCCTGATGACCGTGCTGTCGGTGGCCGCCGCGTACGGCTCGCTGGTGGTGGTGTTCCAGTGGGGCTGGCTGTCGGACCTCGGCTTCGACCAGATCTCGTCGCTGGACAGCACCATCCCGCCGCTGGTGCTGGCGCTGACGTTCGGCCTGTCGATGGACTACGAGATCTTCCTGCTGACCCGGATCCGGGAGCGGTTCCTGCAGACCGGCAACACCCGCGACGCGGTCGCCTACGGGGTGTCCACCAGCGCCCGCACCATCACCAGCGCGGCACTGATCATGATCGCGGTGTTCATCGGTTTCGCGTTCGCGGGGATGCCGCTGGTCGCCCAGCTGGGCGTGGCGTGCGCGGTCGCGATCGCGGTGGACGCGACGATAGTCCGGCTGGTGCTGGTGCCCGCGCTGATGGCGATGTTCGACGAGTGGAACTGGTGGCTGCCGCGCTGGCTGGACCGCATCCTGCCGTCGGTGGACTTCGAGAAGCCTTTGCCCAAGGCCGATATCGGCGACCTGGTCATCATCCCCGACGACATCTCCGCCCTCGCCCCGTCCGGCTCCGACCTGCGCACCGTGGTGAAGTCCGCGGCGAAGCTGAAAACCCTTGCCCCCCAAGCGATCACCGTCGCCGATCCGCTGGCGTTCAGCGGCTGCCTGCCGTGCGGGAAGATCAGCGGCACCCGGGTGGGCCGCGACGAGCGGATCACCGCGGCGGTCAGCAACCGGGCGCACGGCAAGACCGTCGCGGTCAAGCTGCCCAAGCATCCGGTGACGATGTGGCGCGGCAGGCTGGATGTGGCGCTGGACGCGCTGGCAGCCGAGCGCGCGGACGCCGAGCACAGCCACCAACTCATCCAGCGGATCAGCCCGATGGAGACCACCAACGTGCTGTTGCCGACCGGGGACCGGCTGCAGATCCCGACCGGCGCCGAGACACTGCGGCTGAAGAGCTACCTGATCCTGCAGCGCAACCGCTCCCGCGATTTCCAGGAGCTCGCCGAGCTGGTGGACTCGATGGACACCAGCACCGCTGCCGAAGTGCTCGCCGGTATGGACCGGTACTACGCTGGACAGTCGGCACGCGGGCAGGAAACCGCCCGTAACCGGCACTGGGTGGCCACCCAGCTGGTGCGCCGACTGGCCGAACCCCACCCCACGGACGGGCCGGACCTCGCGGAGGCGGGAGCCGACGCCGAGAGGCAGTGGGCGCAGGTCAGACAGCGCTGCCTGGCTGTCGCAGTGGCCATGTTGGAGGAGACGAGGTGA
- a CDS encoding XRE family transcriptional regulator — protein sequence MSKTAGSPTPAPDSRPVEFWPTAAIRAALESDDLSVWQRIVVAIKRDPYGRTARQVEEVLETARPYGVSKAMQEVLSRTREHLEANECAEVARHVHLLLERSGLGEQEFASRIGVPAEQFAEYLRGTTSPAASLMIRMGRLSDRFAKMRAQRPVEP from the coding sequence ATGTCCAAGACCGCCGGCTCCCCGACCCCTGCGCCCGACAGCCGGCCGGTCGAGTTCTGGCCGACGGCGGCGATCCGCGCGGCGCTGGAGAGCGACGACCTGAGCGTCTGGCAGCGCATCGTCGTCGCGATCAAACGCGATCCGTACGGCCGCACCGCCCGTCAGGTCGAGGAGGTCCTGGAGACCGCCCGACCCTACGGGGTGTCGAAGGCGATGCAGGAGGTGCTCAGCCGCACCCGCGAGCACCTCGAGGCCAACGAGTGCGCCGAGGTGGCCCGCCACGTGCATCTGCTGCTGGAGCGTTCCGGGCTCGGTGAGCAGGAGTTCGCGTCCCGCATCGGGGTGCCCGCCGAACAGTTCGCCGAATACCTGCGCGGCACCACCAGCCCGGCCGCGTCGCTGATGATCCGGATGGGCCGGCTGTCCGACCGGTTCGCCAAAATGCGCGCCCAGCGCCCCGTCGAACCCTGA
- a CDS encoding glycosyltransferase has translation MAVILAYTAPALGHLFPFCAVLRELAARGHHVHVRTLASGLEIGRAEGFATAPVDPRIEAVQADDDLDGTVRSASNTVDVLTRRAPLEVADLLAAVDQVRPDLVLVDANCWGAMSAAETTGRPWVVLSPFTPYLQSPGSPPFGPGAAPWPGPLGRIRDWGIGLVTKAVFDRPFARAMTPLRRALGLTPVRTAGELLLRAPAVLVATGKPLEYAHTDWGPTVTMIGPAGFDPAPAARPPWLDVIDDPIVLVTTSSVGQPDAALVETAVAALRDEPVHVVVTAPTTDVDVSSRPGVTQVRFAPHSLLLERAVCVITHGGMGVTQKALERGVPVCVVPFGRDQFEVARRVELAGCGTRLPASRLTVPRLRAAVQTAMTMTGGAARVAAGFAATGGVARGADVIERRLADSPALSHGRDLSPECSPE, from the coding sequence ATGGCGGTGATCCTGGCCTACACGGCGCCAGCACTCGGGCATCTTTTCCCGTTCTGCGCGGTGCTGCGGGAACTGGCCGCCCGCGGGCACCACGTCCATGTCCGCACCCTCGCGTCCGGCCTGGAAATCGGTCGCGCCGAAGGGTTCGCGACCGCCCCGGTCGACCCCCGCATCGAGGCCGTCCAGGCCGACGACGACCTGGACGGCACGGTCCGGTCGGCGAGCAACACCGTCGACGTGCTCACCCGCCGGGCCCCCCTCGAGGTCGCGGACCTGCTGGCCGCGGTCGACCAGGTGCGCCCGGATCTGGTGCTGGTGGACGCGAACTGCTGGGGGGCGATGTCGGCCGCGGAGACCACCGGCCGCCCGTGGGTGGTGTTGTCACCGTTCACGCCGTACCTGCAGTCGCCGGGCAGCCCGCCGTTCGGCCCGGGTGCCGCACCGTGGCCGGGGCCGCTGGGGCGGATCCGGGACTGGGGCATCGGCCTGGTCACCAAGGCGGTGTTCGACCGTCCGTTCGCGCGGGCGATGACACCGCTGCGGCGCGCGCTCGGGCTGACCCCGGTGCGCACCGCCGGTGAACTGCTGCTGCGCGCTCCGGCCGTGCTGGTCGCGACCGGTAAGCCGCTGGAGTACGCGCACACCGACTGGGGCCCGACGGTGACGATGATCGGCCCTGCGGGCTTCGATCCCGCGCCCGCGGCACGGCCGCCCTGGCTGGACGTCATCGACGACCCGATCGTGCTGGTCACCACGTCCTCGGTCGGGCAGCCGGACGCCGCGCTGGTCGAGACCGCGGTCGCGGCGCTGCGCGACGAACCCGTCCACGTCGTGGTCACCGCCCCGACCACCGACGTCGACGTGTCGTCACGGCCCGGGGTGACCCAGGTGCGGTTCGCTCCACACTCGCTGCTCCTCGAGCGCGCGGTGTGTGTGATCACCCACGGCGGAATGGGGGTCACCCAGAAGGCACTGGAACGCGGTGTGCCGGTGTGCGTGGTGCCATTCGGCCGCGATCAGTTCGAGGTGGCCCGCCGGGTCGAGCTGGCCGGCTGCGGCACCCGGCTGCCGGCGAGCAGGCTCACCGTCCCCCGGCTGCGTGCGGCGGTGCAGACGGCGATGACGATGACCGGCGGCGCCGCCCGGGTGGCCGCCGGTTTCGCCGCGACCGGAGGGGTGGCGCGCGGCGCCGACGTCATCGAGCGCCGACTCGCCGACTCGCCGGCGTTAAGCCATGGTCGTGATCTGTCGCCGGAGTGCAGCCCGGAATGA